The following are from one region of the Stigmatella ashevillena genome:
- a CDS encoding pyridoxal phosphate-dependent decarboxylase family protein, whose protein sequence is MSSYRDHVTAAYDSEHFRRQGHQLVDQLADYLSSATRGGDMPVLPWSSPEESLARFPGKFPEEPTGTLSGLMERVLATSNHLHHPRYIGHQVTAPLPMAALCDLVSSLLNNGMAVYEMGPASSAMEHSVLRWMAGQLGLPEGSGGVLTSGGSAGNLTALLAARQARAGYDAWGGGAAGGPPLTVLVPETAHYCIARSVKVMGWGTEGVTPVPVDAHFRLRPEALEAARTRALDAGRRPIAVVACAGSTSTGAFDPLEAVADFCERQGLWFHVDGAHGASAVLSPSYRHQVKGIERADSVVWDAHKMMLMPALITAVLFREGSRSFEAFAQEASYLFHGQDTRRWSDIGLRTLECTKEMMALKLYTCLSLLGTRFFSDYVTATFALARRFAALLQAAPDFQLAVSPDCNIVCFRYTPEGVPASQLDALQTHLRERLVTQGDFYLVQTTLPQGVHLRTTLIHPLTSEADLSALLETLRRAA, encoded by the coding sequence ATGTCGAGCTACCGGGACCACGTCACCGCTGCTTACGATTCGGAGCACTTCCGCCGCCAGGGCCACCAGTTGGTGGACCAGCTCGCCGACTACCTGTCGAGCGCTACCCGGGGAGGCGACATGCCCGTCTTGCCCTGGAGTTCTCCCGAGGAGAGCCTCGCGCGCTTTCCGGGGAAGTTCCCCGAGGAGCCCACCGGGACGCTGTCCGGGCTCATGGAGCGCGTGCTCGCCACCTCCAACCACCTGCACCACCCGCGCTACATCGGGCACCAGGTGACGGCCCCGCTGCCCATGGCGGCGCTGTGCGACCTGGTCTCCTCGCTGCTCAACAACGGCATGGCCGTGTACGAGATGGGCCCCGCCTCCAGCGCCATGGAGCACTCCGTGCTGCGGTGGATGGCTGGCCAGCTCGGCCTGCCCGAGGGCAGCGGCGGCGTGCTCACCTCGGGAGGCTCCGCGGGCAACCTCACCGCGCTGCTCGCCGCCCGCCAGGCCCGGGCCGGGTACGACGCCTGGGGAGGCGGCGCCGCCGGGGGCCCTCCGCTCACGGTGCTCGTCCCGGAGACGGCCCACTACTGCATCGCCCGCTCCGTGAAGGTGATGGGCTGGGGCACCGAGGGCGTCACCCCCGTGCCCGTGGATGCCCATTTCCGGCTCCGGCCCGAGGCCCTGGAGGCGGCGAGAACCCGCGCCCTGGACGCCGGGCGCCGGCCCATCGCCGTGGTGGCCTGCGCCGGCTCCACCTCCACCGGGGCGTTTGATCCCCTGGAGGCGGTGGCGGATTTCTGCGAGCGCCAGGGCCTCTGGTTCCACGTGGATGGGGCCCACGGGGCCTCCGCCGTGCTCAGCCCCTCCTACCGCCACCAGGTGAAGGGCATCGAGCGCGCGGACTCGGTGGTGTGGGATGCGCACAAGATGATGTTGATGCCCGCCCTCATCACCGCGGTGCTCTTCCGCGAGGGCTCCCGCTCCTTCGAGGCCTTCGCCCAGGAGGCCAGCTACCTCTTTCACGGCCAGGACACGCGGCGCTGGAGCGACATCGGGCTGCGCACCCTGGAGTGCACCAAGGAGATGATGGCCCTCAAGCTCTACACGTGCCTGAGCCTGCTGGGCACGCGCTTCTTCTCGGACTACGTGACGGCCACCTTCGCGCTGGCCCGCCGCTTCGCCGCGCTCCTCCAGGCCGCCCCGGACTTCCAGTTGGCGGTGTCCCCAGACTGCAACATCGTCTGCTTCCGCTACACCCCCGAGGGCGTCCCCGCCTCACAACTGGATGCACTCCAGACCCACTTGCGCGAGCGGCTCGTCACCCAGGGGGACTTCTACCTGGTGCAGACCACCCTGCCCCAAGGTGTTCATCTGAGGACGACCCTCATCCACCCCCTCACCTCGGAGGCGGACCTGAGCGCCCTGCTGGAAACACTGCGCCGGGCCGCGTGA